In the Purpureocillium takamizusanense chromosome 5, complete sequence genome, one interval contains:
- the YTM1_2 gene encoding ribosome biogenesis protein ytm1 (EggNog:ENOG503NZE8~COG:D): MATAAQPQRLSDAILGFALDSKFPDNIAELPPVSDTDLQPAIDSLARTTTELETEIHIINEETKDDVSSWVRNAKTLQEDIIRSKAIANDIIRQSEAPDVSGEVIAHAESKAEFLNREVQYTQQLSGVLHKVCRVNQLLSDVEIARNERRILNSLHLLEQSWAALDDVGVSKACRILRLLDVRAFELKSDVHEVFDQVWKALVRVDVGAGTVAIYDKLEGDPITLSEAVIGLKAYKEVDERMEQLWRNIDAALITPRMNTTGTSFPVITAGPDELALEGRADPSIDALFADLEKVLVLLAHKLPSDLLESLSAVMMGEIVPRLIQQWLNPAVPTSLADMSTFQDMVRRTAAFCSTLRQNGYTGYEKLSNWADKAHMTWLEKRRENTLDMVRRKLTSGIGQSRQVEKVEKHMVSLSEGKELATTGAGAAADTNDWGDDWGDAWGDDDDAQGANVTTAKAEGAPVKIVEDDGTDAWGWDEEESGGDAAQPADADADDSAAAWGWGNEEPASELPATQAKARGTASKGVRQEGTRELVLRETYNISSMPEPVLELIYAILEDGAALTKTNDEYNLVASTAPGLFGLPTLALALFRAISPYYYSLGVGGNMFLYNDAMYIAERLSHFSAAWKEREDLTPRAKTMLRLDNDIKTLQSFANRSYGAEMNLQKTVLQDLLGGLQSLLQQDDMEAAVEAGTARVRTMAATWEPILARSVWSQAIGSLADALATRLITDVLDMPAIGQEEAYSIAKLIASATELDDLFLPSKLGGTEPSQDEVPATAQYAPNWLRLKYLSEVLQSNLNEVKFLWCDSELSLYFTVDEVMDLINASFEDNARTRETIREIQGNPKPMDAVRQA, from the exons ATGGCGACCgctgcgcagccgcagcggctcAGCGATGCCATTCTTGGCTTCGCCCTCGACAGCAAGTTCCCCGACAACATTGCTGAGCTGCCCCCCGTCTCCGACACCGACCTGCAGCCAGCTATCGACTCCCTTGCCCGAACTACGACGGAGCTCGAG ACAGAAATCCACATCATCAACGAAGAGACCAAAGACGATGTTAGCTCGTGGGTCAGGAACGCCAAAACCCTACAAGAGGACATCATCCGCTCCAAGGCCATTGCCAACGACATTATCCGCCAATCCGAAGCCCCCGATGTCTCTGGCGAAGTAATAGCACATGCGGAATCCAAGGCCGAGTTCCTCAATCGTGAGGTACAATACACCCAGCAGCTGTCGGGCGTTCTGCACAAGGTTTGCCGCGTCAATCAGCTGCTGAGCGATGTCGAGATTGCGAGAAACGAGCGCCGCATCCTCAACTCTTTGCACCTCCTAGAAC AATCATGGGCCGCGTTGGACGATGTCGGTGTGAGCAAAGCGTGTCGCATCCTGCGTCTTCTTGATGTGCGCGCCTTCGAGCTCAAATCCGACGTCCACGAGGTCTTTGATCAGGTATGGAAAGCActcgtccgagtcgacgTGGGTGCTGGGACGGTTGCTATCTATGACAAGCTTGAAG GCGATCCCATAACACTCTCCGAAGCTGTCATCGGCCTGAAAGCATACAAGGAGGTGGACGAGCGAATGGAACAACTCTGGCGCAATATAGATGCCGCCTTGATAACGCCACGCATGAACACTACAGGCACTAGTTTCCCCGTCATCACGGCGGGTCCGGATGAGCTGGCGCTGGAAGGCCGAGCAGACCCCTCCATTGACGCACTCTTCGCAGACCTCGAGAAAGTACTTGTCTTGCTAGCGCACAAGCTGCCGTCCGACCTGCTCGAGTCCTTATCGGCAGTCATGATGGGCGAAATCGTCCCGAGGCTCATCCAGCAATGGCTCAACCCCGCCGTGCCGACATCTTTAGCAGACATGAGCACCTTCCAAGACATGGTTCGCCGTACGGCGGCCTTTTGTAGTACTTTGCGCCAAAACGGATACACTGGTTACGAGAAGCTATCGAACTGGGCGGACAAGGCTCACATGACGTGGCTTGAAAAACGAAGAGAGAACACCCTCGATATGGTGCGGAGGAAACTCACAAGTGGCATTGGCCAGTCCAGACAGGTCGAAAAGGTGGAGAAGCACATGGTCTCCTTGTCGGAGGGCAAAGAGCTCGCGACCACGGGCGCCGGGGCTGCAGCCGATACCAACGACTGGGGGGATGACTGGGGCGACGCGTggggtgacgatgacgatgcgcagGGAGCCAACGTAACAACGGCCAAAGCTGAGGGCGCACCTGTCAAGATTGTCGAAGACGATGGCACAGATGCCTGGGGTTgggatgaggaggagagtGGAGGCGATGCAGCGCAGCctgcggacgcggacgcggacgacaGCGCAGCTGCCTGGGGCTGGGGTAACGAGGAACCGGCCTCTGAACTGCCAGCCACGCAAGCCAAAGCAAGGGGCACGGCAAGCAAGGGTGTCCGCCAGGAGGGAACGAGGGAGCTTGTCTTGAGGGAGACGTACAACATCTCATCGATGCCAGAGCCGGTGTTGGAGCTCATCTATGCCATCCTCGAAGATGGTGCAGCCCTCACGAAAACAAACGACGAGTACAATCTGGTCGCATCGACCGCCCCGGGACTGTTCGGCCTTCCTACCTTAGCCCTTGCGCTGTTCAGGGCCATCTCGCCATACTACTACTCTTTGGGTGTCGGCGGCAACAT GTTCTTGTACAATGATGCCATGTACATTGCTGAGAGACTGTCTCACTTCTCGGCTGCTTGGAAAGAACGCGAGGATCTGACCCCAAGGGCGAAGACAATGTTGCGGCTGGACAACGATATTAAGACGTTGCAAAGCTTTGCGAATCGAAGCTACGGCGCCGAGATGAACCTTCAGAAGACGGTCTTGCAGGACCTTCTCGGTGGGCTGCAGAGCTTGTTGCAGCAAGACgacatggaggcggccgtggaggcTGGGACTGCGCGTGTCAGGACCATGGCCGCGACCTGGGAGCCGATTCTTGCTCGCTCGGTCTGGTCTCAAGCCATTGGCTCTCTCGCCGACGCCTTGGCGACGAGACTCATAACTGATGTTCTCGACATGCCGGCCATTGGACAAGAGGAGGCATACAGCATCGCCAAGCTGATTGCGTCGGCCACCGAACTGGATGATCTGTTCCTGCCCAGCAAGCTTGGAGGAACAGAGCCTTCGCAGGACGAAGTTCCGGCAACAGCACAATACGCCCCGAACTGGCTGCGGCTCAAGTACCTCAGCGAGGTGCTCCAGAGCAACCTCAACGAAGTCAAGTTCCTCTGGTGTGACAGCGAGTTGAGCCTTTACTTTACGGTGGATGAGGTGATGGATCTCATCAATGCTAGTTTCGAGGACAATGCCCGGACGAGAGAGACCATTCGCGAGATTCAGGGCAATCCGAAACCGATGGATGCGGTCCGCCAAGCATGA
- a CDS encoding uncharacterized protein (EggNog:ENOG503NV61~MEROPS:MER0003909~BUSCO:EOG09260DFH~COG:O), translating into MPSASQKGFRKVQTFKTDYAPCTITQYVSDRSGMQVVVADRQGPKINGYFTLATEILDDSGAPHTLEHLIFMGSKSYRYKGLLDKLSSRAYSNTNAWTATDHTAYTLESAGWDGFAQVLPVYLEHVVLPVITDDAIATEVWHIDGEGNDAGVVYSEMQAVQFRSSEIMDLKARRLMYPENVGFRYETGGMTEALRVLSPERIRQFHHDMYQPRNLCLVIVGETNHENLLQILNEFEESIKDDIPSLETKFQRPWIDSAQPPALKESVITTAEFPEEDESVGEILVGFFGPNCIDLIATSALNVLLTYLCGSSVSVLENVLVEKEELASSISHWWESRPNSVIWLQPTGVATEKLEFVEKRLFQVLNDVASNPLDMGYMKECIRREKRQVKFHAETSESFYATNIITDYLFGKRDGSTLRDLETLSEYDAMERWTDEEWRQFLRTWMIDAHHISILGKPSLELAVKMKGDEEARITKRKEELGEDGLQKLAKRLEEAKKNNDVPVPAEVIDHWTVPGTESIHFIESDTARSGRGRAVGIGEGQAQSLIDGSPEGKLPLFIQFEDVPTNFVHISIHIGTADVPVELKPLMPIFSDNFFNTHIMRNGELVNFEQVVMELERDSIGYGIGSARSLADPEGFMIQFQVEPDKYAAAVNWLRTMMFDSVFDPQRLKAAVTKALADIPEGKRDGRGMASEVDAAIHLDRSTLTVAKRVLVRAVYLKRLKKLLKSDPDKVVSWFNTIRKSLFTFQNMRFLVTANLKNLVDPITTWDILSQSLTAQEDMVPIPKAESLLNDEGRKPGSVGAVIIPMTTLDSSYSVSSAPSVMSLSDPRFPPLLVAIGYLEAAEGPLWNAVRGAGYAYGSYFARNVDSGILSYRVFRSPDAYKAIIASRDAILKVADGTVEIDRHLLEGTMSQIVVLFADEQSTMPSAAQQNFVNGVVRGLSRDWNKEILRQVRAVTVDEIRNIIKEFILPCFEPGKSNVVVTCAKLMAENMETGFKGMGYEVRTRELSHFHDDYGLEAGEDEDEDEDDEDDEDGSDDGDDGEEDDSEED; encoded by the exons ATGCCGTCAGCATCCCAAAAGGGCTTTCGGAAGGTCCAGACCTTCAAGACGGACTATGCGCCCTGCACAATCACCCAGTATGTCTCGGACCGGAGTGGCATGCAGGTCGTGGTTGCCGACCGCCAGGGTCCCAAGATCAATGGCTACTTCACCCTCGCTACGGAGATTTTGGACGACTCGGGTGCCCCCCATACTCTCGAGCATCTGATTTTTATGGGGTCCAAGAGCTACCGCTACAAGGGcctgctcgacaagctgtCATCCCGCGCATACTCCAACACCAACGCCTGGACCGCCACCGACCACACGGCTTACACCCTTGAGTCGGCCGGCTGGGACGGCTTCGCCCAGGTGCTTCCCGTCTACCTGGAGCATGTTGTCCTGCCCGTCATTACcgacgatgccatcgccaccgAGGTATGGCATATCGACGGCGAGGGAAACGATGCGGGCGTTGTCTACTCGGAGATGCAGGCCGTCCAGTTCCGCAGCTCCGAGATCATGGACCTCAAGGCCCGTAGGTTGATGTATCCCGAGAACGTCGGCTTCCGCTACGAAACAGGTGGCATGACCGAAGCTCTCCGCGTACTATCCCCAGAGCGCATTCGCCAGTTCCACCACGACATGTATCAGCCGCGGAACCTCTGCCTCGTCATTGTCGGCGAGACCAACCACGAGAATCTGCTCCAAATTTTGAACGAGTTTGAGGAGAGCATCAAGGACGACATCCCATCACTCGAGACCAAATTCCAACG CCCGTGGATCGACTCCGCCCAGCCTCCCGCTCTCAAGGAGTCCGTCATCACGACGGCAGAGTTCCCGGAGGAGGACGAGTCTGTTGGCGAGATTCTGGTGGGCTTCTTCGGGCCCAATTGCATCGACCTCATCGCAACCTCGGCTCTCAACGTCTTGCTCACGTACCTCTGCGGATCCTCCGTCTCGGTCCTCGAGAATGTGCTCGTCGAAaaggaggagctcgccagCTCCATCAGCCACTGGTGGGAGTCCAGGCCCAACTCTGTCATTTGGCTGCAACCCACGGGTGTTGCGACAGAGAAACTTGAATTTGTCGAGAAGCGTCTGTTTCAGGTTTTGAACGACGTTGCTTCGAATCCTCTCGATATGGGTTATATGAAAGAGTGCATCAGGAGAGAAAAGCGTCAGGTCAAGTTCCACGCCGAGACCTCCGAGTCCTTTTACGCTACCAATATTATCACCGACTATCTCTTTGGCAAACGGGATGGGTCGACCTTGAGGGACCTCGAGACCCTGAGCGAGTACGACGCCATGGAGAGATGGACAGACGAGGAGTGGCGTCAGTTTCTGCGGACCTGGATGATAGATGCTCACCATATTTCCATCCTCGGAAAGCCCTCCCTAGAGCTGGCCGTCAAGATGAAGGGCGATGAGGAAGCACGCATCACGAAGCGCAaagaggagctcggcgaagacggtTTGCAGAAGCTGGCGAAGCGTCTCGaagaggccaagaagaacaaCGACGTGCCTGTTCCTGCTGAGGTAATTGACCATTGGACAGTCCCTGGAACCGAGTCTATCCACTTCATAGAGTCCGACACCGCCCGCTCTGGCCGCGGACGGGCCGTGGGTatcggcgaggggcaggctCAGTCGTTGATTGACGGTTCTCCCGAGGGCAAGTTGCCTCTTTTCATCCAGTTTGAGGACGTCCCGACCAACTTCGTACACATCTCAATTCACATCGGCACCGCCGATGTACCCGTCGAGCTGAAACCTCTGATGCCTATTTTCAGCGACAACTTCTTCAACACCCACATCATGCGGAACGGCGAACTAGTCAACTTTGAGCAGGTCGTCATGGAGCTGGAGAGAGACAGCATTGGCTACGGAATCGGCTCAGCGCGATCCCTGGCGGACCCGGAGGGCTTCATGATACAGTTCCAGGTCGAGCCCGACAAGtacgccgcggccgtgaaCTGGCTCCGCACCATGATGTTCGACTCCGTGTTCGACCCCCAAAGGCTCAAGGCCGCTGTGACAAAGGCCCTGGCCGACATTCCCGAGGGGAAGCGCGACGGACGCGGGATGGCCAGCGAAGTGGACGCGGCCATCCACCTTGACAGGTCGACCCTGACCGTGGCTAAGCGTGTGCTGGTCCGCGCCGTCTACCTCAAGCGCCTCAAGAAGCTTCTAAAGAGCGACCCGGACAAGGTCGTTTCATGGTTCAACACCATCAGGAAATCGCTCTTCACGTTCCAGAACATGCGGTTCCTCGTCACTGCGAACCTCAAAAACCTGGTGGATCCCATCACGACGTGGGACATTCTCAGCCAGTCCCTTACAGCGCAGGAGGACATGGTGCCCATCCCAAAGGCTGAAAGCCTTCTCAACGATGAGGGCCGCAAGCCGGGCTCGGTTGGTGCCGTCATCATTCCCATGACTACTCTCGACAGCTCGTACTCGGTCAGCTCCGCACCTAGCGTCATGTCGCTGTCTGATCCGCGCTTCCCCCCGCTCCTGGTGGCAATTGGGTATCTTGAAGCGGCCGAAGGCCCGCTGTGGAACGCCGTTCGCGGCGCGGGTTACGCGTACGGGTCATACTTTGCACGAAACGTCGACTCGGGCATCCTGTCGTACCGGGTCTTCCGCTCTCCGGACGCATacaaggccatcatcgcctcgcgtgacgccatcctcaaggtcgccgacggcacggTGGAAATTGACCGTCACCTGCTGGAGGGCACCATGAGCCAGATTGTCGTCCTgttcgccgacgagcagtcgacgatgccgtctgCTGCGCAGCAGAACTTTGTGAATGGCGTCGTGCGCGGCCTGTCCAGGGACTGGAACAAGGAGATCCTCCGGCAGGTCCGTGCCGTGACAGTCGATGAGATTAGGAACATCATCAAGGAATTTATCCTGCCGTGCTTTGAGCCCGGGAAGAGCAATGTGGTTGTCACATGCGCCAAGTTGATGGCAGAG AATATGGAGACTGGCTTCAAGGGCATGGGTTACGAGGTGCGGACGAGGGAGCTGAGTCACTTTCACGATGACTACGGcctggaggcgggcgaggacgaggatgaagatgaagatgacgaggatgacgaggatggctccgacgacggggacgacggcgaggaggacgattCGGAGGAGGACTGA